A segment of the Ictalurus punctatus breed USDA103 chromosome 24, Coco_2.0, whole genome shotgun sequence genome:
GCTCCCAAGTAGCACAACTGTCTAAGCCTTCACCCTATCATCAGGAGATCCTGGgtttgtataataatatatcagAGTATAATAACCCAGTTCCTTGACTGGCAGAGATGGCATTCCTCTTTCTCCTGAGTCACACTAGACAAAGTCTCTTAGCTCATGTAGACAGAATTATCACTTATCTTTTTCCTAATCTCTTTTCAGTGACCCTACAACACTATTGAAGCAGCAGTTCCATAAGATATGGTACTTCCCATATTGCTACTTCCCAGCGACATGAAATAGGAGACAGCATTAGATTATGCATTGGGATGCTTTCACACTTgactaaaaaacaacaacaacaaaaaaaacgtctCAGCAACACGCACACTGTAACCATAACGACACTCCTACCAGTCCTAGTTAGTATCAGATAACTAACTAGCCTGGGTTGCTGTCTACATTCAGTTTATTATCAGTAATATAGATTAAATAAAGATGTCACGTTGCATACTGTTGAATATTCCAGGCAAATTGTTATGTTTAGATGTATTGCAATGTTGGATTGTTGGCACTTTAAATATTTTCCTTCCAACCTGTCATAAATCTccttaaaaacaatttttttaagaGAATCCTTGCTGCAGAACAAGAGggtccagggggtggagctagACCTGATCCTACTCCTCCTAATGCCTAAACCCTAACCCACACAACACtgcacaacacaaaacaacacatgtAACTGTATTTTAGATCTTACAGAATACATTCGGAAAaatacaatatgtttaaaagCAAATTTGTTAACAATGTGTCTTAATAGGTTCAAAATGTCTTTTCTCTGCTGAGTTGATTGCCATTTATTAGTTATTAAGATTAATAAGAAACAGCCAGAAAGTATTTGAACATACAGAacaataatgttaatgttcatgtgaATTTGcacatggttaaaaaaaatttactttataAATGTCTTACAATTTCAATCATATAAATTTGAAGCAACCTTAAATTGTAGGCCTGGTCGAGCTTCACATTTGTGTTAGCTGGGATGTAAATACTTTGACGCCCCgtatctcaaagcagctttgcacTCGGACAGAAGCTTATAATACTACAGTCACAAAGTGTTAAAGCACCGTGTTTGAATCATATCACATCACCACCTCCTGGTGAAGGTGGGATTTTAGCCTAAATCTAGTAGCTGGAACTGTGACGTtgaatggtgttttttttttctttttttgtttgttttttataaatacatttttgggAGGTTGAACATCCTGACTCATAAAATCAACAGactattacaaaaaataaataaaaaaatcagtcagCAAGCATCTACATCATGCAGTGGTTGTGTGTATGGGTTCTCCAACTGTGTCCAGGTTTTAAAGAAATTGTACTGAATTCTCTCAGCTGAGTTTAAACTGGTCACAAAAAAGAatcagaaataataatatatcaaaCTGAATTAAAGATAAAGTGACTCCTTGTCATTGGCAGGTTCACCTTATAAAACCTGACGAGGTCCCGAAGGCCTGCTGTGCACCAACCAAACTCAGCCCCATCTCTGTTCTCTTCTACGATGACAACAACAATGTAATACTCAAGAAACATCGAAACATGGTGGTTAAGACTTGTGGCTGCCTATAAACATGTGTCTCTGTCTTATTTAGTGGTGCCAGTCTGCCACTGTCCACCTACTGCACTATTTCTAACAAACAAAATTATTGTTTcaaatggatatatatatatatatatatatatatatatatatatatatatatatatatatatacacacacacacacattatatatatatatatatatatatatattatttatatatatatataatgtgtgtatatatatatatataatgtgtgtgtgtgtgtatatatatatatatatatatatatatatatatatacacacacattatatatatatatatacgtgtgtgtgtgtgtgtgtgtgtatgtgtgtgtgtgtgtgtgtgtgtgtatatatatatatatatatatatatatatatatatatatatatatatatatatatatatatatatataaataaaatataaagtgtatGTTTCTCCTGGTGtaaaaataagctattaaaagaaaaaaaaaaggattcaacATCCAGTCATTGAGGTTTGTATTAATTTAGGAAATAAAAAGGAATTCCAGTTGAATGAATACAGATGTAGTGTACCGTTATAGTGATTATGGTTTCCTCATCCTAACACGATGTAACTAAGCAGTCATTAGTATCAGAAAGCATACAGCTAACTGTACTAGTATATTTAATTCTTTGGAATGTCTTGTAGCACTCAGGTGAGTGAGATgatcaatgtgtgtgtatgtggtgtattTTATTGGTGGAATAAAATGAGTTGTATATAAACATAATGTGCAACTATCATGGACAGGAAAGAGCCAGTAGAGAagtttttcctttttgtctTAACTATAAAGTCCAACTTTTCCAATATCTTGGACTGTATGCTAAACTAAAACACAAATGGTTCTTTATAAGAAACAAGTTATTCTTTAAAGCATACTTTGGCATGACTGATGAACAAAATGCAACAATTCATGATcatttaattgtgatttttacaACATATTACTTTCTATTGGCCTAGCTCCTGATTCCTTTCCTTGGTTATCAATACCCCAAGTTCAAGAAGAATCtcgaaattttaaaaaaaaaaaaatctccctcACTGGAACTGATTGGTATCGGTGTGTAAAATCTTCGTCAGTCCATTCAGAGGTCGTGAGAATTCACTGTCTTATACTGCCACCTGTTTTCAGATTGCATTTGCAGTGAATCAACAATAAAACATCTCTCTCAAATTCTGCTACTCACCATTGTTTCACTTTACTGACTGACCTTGTTTGTAGTTTTTCCTCATGCTGTaccaggaaattgttcaataaCGTGAGGCGGATGTAGATTAtgattatgctagtgttagtgTCTCGACTAAATTACACGGTCACTGgggagtaaataaataaattcttagTCTACAGGAACTTGGGTTCATTTGTGTTCAGAAAACCATCCAGTGTCTTGGTTATGCCACACTGGGCTTAATAACCAgacctgcctctctctctctctgatggaGCTATGTATGAGTTATGATccgtttagtttttttctttaaacactgTGACTAATGTGACATTTTAACTTTTGACATATTCAGTATATAACTTGtttatacaaaaacaacaaaaaaggctttCTGTATAATTTATGGAATTAGATAAACTCTTAGCGAAACAGTGTTACCCCACGAGAACAACCAAAGCACCAGTTAGGGTTCTTTAGTATGTAGTAAGAATGTAGTATTTAAGAGAGACATGCTCTTAAGGTAGGTTTGTGCATAAAAATTTGAACAAATAAGCTGCAACTGTGAATTGTGAAAAGCTCTTACATGTCTTGTTCTTTAAAACGTGGGAACATGTTAGACCACTTCAAGTTATATTTGTCGTgaaatatatatgaatgaagtcagttccttttatcacttacattataacagctataaatacCTATCCCCTAATCAGCCTCTATTTCtctttaaaaaggaaaagaaaaaaaaaaaaaagagcttttacagagaaaccagtAAGCACAacctcttctgtcctgaagattcaCAAGGAGGTAACCAatgctgacactagagactcgtTCCataaatcagtccctccaggatttcgtgatcgcagaaatgaatgcaaaatagatttttcaaaattaccacaaatTTTTGCCAAGACAAGTCATCTGACATCACAAAGCATATTCGGCCAAAGccccttcgattcacgtgcgtcggacatgagtacagctaaaaaggtctcatttaccaacacatcaCTTCGAAAGACAATTTCAGGAGaatgcaatttcaccaattcaagcagtcttctgcaatttctttttttaagagacaacaaaataaagcatttttgcccataacaatcacaaaaaacctctgcaaaatcctgtacggactgataaatgttaaataaactccTTTATAGAAAGCTTCACCGTATAAACAGATTACAGGTTAAATAACACCACATTTTAACACTTATTATAGAAGAAAACAACTTGGGACATTATTCCAAGGACATTCATCATGACTCAGGAAACTGAAATACTAAAGAGTCCAGAGTGATGAAGGACAACCACAGCTTAACAGCCCACAACCTCAGCTCCAATTAATTTCCCCAATCATCCTCAAGTTGTCCCATTTACACCACGACACAGCTCTGAGGTGATCACGACGACACAGTGACTATATGCTTACACATTTATTGAAAACCTTagcaaaaaatttaaaattaaGCACACAGTAAGCAATTTCAGAGGCTCTATTCAACACCCAAAAGTACTTTACAAGAGCATTTGTTTAGCTTTGAGGATGTTTCTCCCCCAACTGAATTCATCTAATCCAATCACAATCCTGGCCGATATTGTTAATTCACACAATGATGCAATTCCTATTATGGCTCATGTTTACAGAGCATTACTGAGTTGTATGCACCAAAGAACATTTATGCATCTGCATTAATATGAATTTTAAAGTGAAAATGCACAATGAGAGACAGGGAAATATTAATCAGTGGTGGACAAACACTGTCGGTCTTGACAGAAGGTGATAATGAGGCTGTTACGGCACACTAAAACTGATTGCATGTCCAAATGAAGGgtaatacatataaaaatataaaatcaaaGGGTGCTGGTGTGCTTTAGTCCATCATTAAGTCTCCTGTCGCATCATATCCAGAGTCTGTTTCTAGGAGTTGAATCAGTTGGCCAAGCTGAATCGCAGCATTTCTCCCCAGGGTCTGTAAACGACACCATACGCAATGAGAAACAACGACGATACACACAGAATGGGACACGTTTTCATTTGAACTTCATATGTACTTTGATCCGCTAAACACATCGATTACCTTACCCCAGATGCAGATAATGGTAGCTCCTAGAGCTGTTTATGCCTGCACATCTGCCAGCTCAGGGGGCATAGGAGATTTTGGGTGTTTACTCTCAAAATGCTGCTTGAAAGTCTTGGGGTCTGGCATCTGTGTCTATTAAGGAcatgaagcagaaaaaaaaaagtctcaggaCACTACACAGCACATTGCAATAACAGATTGAGTAATGAAAAGGATGctgttgtgtttaatgtgtgaTAGTGGTTAGTATAAGTGTATAGACTCACCCTGCAGACAGGACATGTGTGGACGAGTGCTGCTTTGGCAGCCGTTTTCTGATCTGCTCCCTGTGACTTTTTCTTCTCCGCTGCCTTTTTGGCGTTCTTCTGCTGTGACTGAATCTTCTGCTGCCCGCGAGCCATTGCCTTTGCCTGTAAACATCACATCCAGTTGACTCGTAGTAATAATGTTGGCTAAACGGCACACAAAAACAGCTAGCCAGAAATAATTCACCCTAATTCTGGGTAGGGAGGAGGAAACAATTTTTTGCTGCATCACAATTCTCTCTGAAGCAAtacacaaaatatcaaaatttgACGTATACACAGCCTTAcgcaaagaaaaaacaaacactcatttgaaggagaaaaaaagggCCAATATGCAAAATGCTGAACACATAATATGCATcatgttatttcattttgttgcaCTTCATAcccacaaaataaaacattataaaaaagCTTAAGTTTTGAATGAATACTTTCTGACTTACAGCACAAAGTTCTTTACAGTGTGATGTGtaaaaaactaaatacaaaCCCAGAAAAATTTGACCAACACAAGAGTACATCATGAAATAGATAACATCAGTGATTGAAAGATAACAAAATCCTAATATAAAGTGTGTAAAAATTGaataatagcaaaaaaaaaagttctcagtATTATAAAAGTACCATGAAGTCAACAGATCTGTTTGAGCTGTTAATAGTGATTGATGGAGCCTGATGAATGTTTAATGGTAAAGTTCTTTGgtgcataaaaacaaaagactttaataaaggaaggaacaaaagtgaaatgtaaaacacctggtgaaaaataaatgttaacatcTATTCAGTGGCATGttagtgtgagtcacagtggctatgtttacatgcacatcaaattcattttaaggtctatattcgggttgcagccatattctgaatatttatatgcgtacaggcatcagaatattcctgtacacatggttgttgtaagtttGCCTAAGTTGCTATTCCTAAATACCTCACCTACAGTTACagtaagcatctgttagcacccacaattctgTGCAGACTgagcatatatctcctttcagtggatttctgaataaagtgtttacatgcaatGCATTTCCAAATAAAACAGGCATATACCAGGGTGGGAATCTGGATTTGGGAAATCAGAATATTGTCGTAATCTGAATTGGGGAAATCGGACTGCTGCGATTACACGACTCAGTACTAATCAGATTATTGATGTGCATGAAAAACATAGCCAATATCATCGGAAACTAAAACTCTCCAAATTACAGTGCCAATTTCTCAGTGTTAATCTCACACGGTCACATCAGCCAGCCATAATTAAATCTTGTTCATCTTCACGAGGAACTGACTCAAGCTTCTCGTTTGTAATTCTGACCTCCATCTGAGATCCAGTTTCTCCTGCTAAATTACTGCAAATATGATCTTTAATAACTTACAACTTCATTCAccatggatttatttattattatttttttacacagtggtagaaaataaaatcacattaaGACCAAACTCAAAAACGTAGGCcttttaaaaatcacatcaaCATCGATAGACTCTCGTGAAAGTtcaggagcaaaaaaaaaaaaaaaaaaaaaaaaaatgatcagtaCATATCCGGAATATTAATCTATACGCTAAAGTCtaatagttggattatgttgTAAGGATTAGAGTGGAATTGATTTTACAGGTAAAAGATTAAAATACTAAAGAGATGTAATATTTAGTACTGCAGCATTAGCGAGCTCGCTCTGTCCTGAGACTATAAACATCTCTAAAATACAGACCGCCCTAAACATCTACACCTACACCTATATATTCACTAAATCTACTTAAACAGCCTCCTAACGACTAAGACCTGTCTGTGGCTGAATAATCCTCAATCTGGCTGTTATCTAACTGAACTAGCTGCCCTAGTAATCCGGTCAGGATGTTAGCATTAGCGAACACTTCAGCTAGCCTGAGAGCCATCTTTCCTCCTCGCCCGACATTACCATCCCGCCTGCTTTACTTCTTCCACTTCTCCTTCTATCAGCTGCTTTTCCGTAAATACAGCGCAAACAAGATCATAAATATACTAATATAATAACGTAATAACAACGCAGATGAGTTGTAAAaggaaatattcattttaacacttgtttaaaaacaataccTTGGCGTTTCAGAAGGCGAGCCTGTCGAAGGGACGACGAGGAGGAGAACGGATACCACACATTCAACTTCCCTTTCGGGAGCGCTACACAATACAAGTCACTGACTGTTCATCTTTTATCTTTAGCAGACTAAAATTAAATTCTATAtatgacatttaaaatttatttaaacaattgtAAAGACAgtttctaaagaaaaaaaaatgtaggcgTGGAATACATCCAGGACAATTATGTATACATAACTTAATAAATCGGGGTTTCGTCATTTTTTGGTGAGTCAATTTAAAATGTGACCCTTTTGAATTCACGCTATATTTAATATACGGTATTTAATTATGACCCGATATAAGAAAAAATATACACAAGGATACAAGTATACAAAATTCCCACAAGTAGGAACGCTTTGTTTTGTGGGAAGCATTAACGTTACCCGGAAGTTGTTAGTGAGCGCGTTCACActggaggaaataaaaaaatggcaGAGCGCGGATACAGTTTCTCTCTCACTACTTTTAGGTAAAGCGTTGCTTTTtttccaaatgaaattttcGTGGTTTAGACATGTTTATAGTGTAGTAAGTGTtgtataaacacagtgaagtaTAGCGCTGGATTAGagatctgtgttgtgtttatctgtgagtgaatgtgagctgCTTTGTCACGCTAAGTAAGCAGCACACTAGTGGCTGGAAACTGAAAGCATTAAACACTACCTATGTGTGAGTTTTATCAGTTGAAAGGTggataaattaaatatttgatGTTTATTTACCGTTTATTTGTTTGGCTGATTGGTGGGTTCCTGTGTAGTTATCATTCACTACATTAACACCAATAGCTTGCTTACAGCACAGGtgcccaaccctggtcctggagtttCTGCATATTGTAGTGTTTTCCTGATCTAACTCGCCCACTTCAGCTCAGGATGGGCTATTAATGAACTCAGATGATGTGTTTTGAGAGAAATAATGTGTGTTAATGCAAGGGAAACACTATCTTTGTCATTCAGGGGGTATTATAGTACTATTTAATTCAGTAGCTTTCTGCCTGATTGTGTGGAAACTGCTTTTCTCTCCGCAGCCCGTCTGGGAAACTGGTACAGATTGAATATGCATTGGCGGCTGTGGCAGCTGGTGCACCTTCTGTAGGAATTAAAGGTAAATAATCATTTACTTCTGTGTCTGTCGGAAGCTGTTCAATGGCTGGGTGTCCCATCCGGGGTGTATTCCCATCTACCCAGTGTTCCTGCGATTAGCTTCTGGACCCACAGCCAGC
Coding sequences within it:
- the zgc:91910 gene encoding zinc finger protein 706-like, yielding MARGQQKIQSQQKNAKKAAEKKKSQGADQKTAAKAALVHTCPVCRTQMPDPKTFKQHFESKHPKSPMPPELADVQA